Proteins from one Elephas maximus indicus isolate mEleMax1 chromosome 12, mEleMax1 primary haplotype, whole genome shotgun sequence genomic window:
- the RPUSD1 gene encoding RNA pseudouridylate synthase domain-containing protein 1 isoform X2, with protein sequence MEPGSMENLSIVYQSRDFLVVNKHWDVRIDSKTWRETVTLQKQLRHHFPELADPNTYYGFRFCHQLDFSTSGALCVALSKAAAGSAYRCFKERRVTKAYLALLRGHVQESRVTISYAIGRSSTEGRAHTMCIEGTPGCENPKPSLTELVVLEHGLYSGDPVSKVLLQPLTDAERVEACTPDPFVPALDACWSPHTLVHPLNQLIQALRAAPDPDPTIWGPQPCSPTTPHSVTPETEAQQASCLQWLLEWTLEPDS encoded by the exons ATGGAGCCAGGCAGCATGGAGAACCTCTCCATAGTGTACCAGAGCCGCGACTTTCTGGTGGTCAACAAGCACTGGGATGTGCGCATTGACAGCAAGACATGGCGAGAGACGGTTACTCTCCAGAAGCAGCTGCGTCACCACTTTCCTGAGCTGGCTGACCCCAACACCTACTATGGCTTCAG ATTCTGCCACCAGCTGGACTTCTCCACTAGCGGGGCGCTCTGTGTGGCCCTGAGCAAGGCAGCTGCCGGCAGTGCCTACAGGTGCTTCAAAGAGCGGCGTGTCACCAAGGCTTATCTGGCTCTG TTGCGGGGCCATGTCCAGGAAAGCCGCGTGACCATCAGCTATGCCATTGGCAGGAGCAGCACAGAAGGCCGGGCCCACACCATGTGCATCGAGGGCACTCCAG GCTGTGAGAACCCGAAGCCGAGCCTGACGGAACTGGTGGTCCTTGAGCACGGGCTGTACTCTGGGGACCCCGTCTCCAAggtgctgctgcaaccacttaCAG ATGCCGAGCGTGTCGAGGCCTGTACACCCGATCCCTTCGTGCCTGCCCTGGACGCCTGCTGGAGCCCCCACACCCTAGTGCACCCCCTCAACCAGCTCATCCAGGCCCTGCGAGcagcccctgaccctgaccccaccATCTGGGGCCCCCAGCCCTGCAGCCCCACCACACCCCACTCCGTGACCCCCGAGACCGAGGCACAGCAGGCCTCTTGCCTACAGTGGCTGCTGGAGTGGACACTGGAGCCAGACAGCTGA
- the CHTF18 gene encoding chromosome transmission fidelity protein 18 homolog isoform X2, with translation MENYEQDPFGVEDDFHSQFAAELEVLAELEGASGLPLSRTPQPPVGQPQLSFEEAITREDATTCSSLVGSLQKGKDGARKRKLDSDVHRDRVLPPTPRIKWPRLEVVKRLNFESEEEMEESLPNSLQWGITPPPSPKVPAELWGDGPLDTGADTDPMSASPAARNPVLRRPPVLEDYINVTSTGGDRAFLVLWADPTGMGVQSPLLDIRWRGHSQLDLLGVPFASLKEQVDGKRQQRQFEEAQQLSDVLHSLRPEEEEFPQPVRAPEEEPEVADGQDASHHYLWVDEFAPRHYMELLSDDFTNRCLLKWLKLWDLVVFGRERPTWKPRPSTELPRVGKEAAASGKWKSYEQVLEEMLEAELDPSQRPQQKVALLCGPPGLGKTTLAHVIARHAGYCVVEMNASDDRSPEAFRTCIEAATQMESVLGAGGRPNCLVIDEIDGAPTAAVHVLLSILDRRGPQEGEPRGQAVPKGRGRQHQVEGGLLMRPIICICNDQFAPSLRQLKQQALLLHFPPTLSSRLVQRLQEISQRRGMQADPGVLVALCEKTDNDIRACINTLQFLHGQGRRELSAQAVQSMHIGLKDQRKGLFAVWQEVFQLPRAKRCHVDRDPAPSAHMLLTRDIGPCPAETASICVSQRFHRVLHVAASAGEHEKVVQGLYDNFLRLRLRDPRLGTVCAALDWLAFDDLLARATLRGQSFQLLRYPLILPVAFHLLFAAAHVPRLAFPSSQQEAQNRTSRTQDLIQTLVSGITPSARSRTMPQALVLDALCPLLDILTPKLRPVSTQLYSACEKQQLADLVGTMLAYSLTYRQERALNGQYTYRLEPNVKEICCFPELPTRKPLTYQAKQLIAHEIEVEKMRRAEALAQVAQGPQADGGPPGTEHSLRDEQKGVRHSAPCNHEQRLEFIMRKATFEEQPERDFFGRVIVRSVAAPSKHVAPAEDTAPGKDVVEWFIGTAVGKSHVWFRFSEGVSNAVRRHVHIRDLL, from the exons ATGGAGAACTACGAACAGGACCCCTTTGGGGTCGAGGACGACTTCCACAGCCAGTTCGCGGCCGAGCTCGAGGTGCTGGCCGAGCTGGAAG GGGCCTCAGGTCTGCCACTCTCCAGGACTCCTCAGCCCCCAGTGGGCCAACCCCAGCTGAGCTTTGAGGAGGCCATCACCAGAGAAGATGCTACCACCTGCTCTTCTCTGGTCGGGTCTCTGCAGAAAGGCAAGGATGGTGCCAGGAAGAGAAAACTGGATAGTGATGTCCACAGGGACAGAGTCTTGCCTCCCA cccccaggaTCAAATGGCCGCGGCTGGAGGTGGTCAAGAGACTGAACTTTGAGTCAGAGGAGGAGATGGAGGAGTCACTGCCCAATTCCCTACAGTGGGGCATCACTCCCCCGCCAAGCCCCAAGGTCCCTGCTGAGCTGTGGGGTGATGG GCCCTTGGACACTGGAGCCGACACGGATCCCATGTCGGCCTCACCAGCTGCTCGCAATCCTGTCCTGCGGCGGCCACCAGTCCTGGAAGACTACATAAACGTGACGTCGACTGGTGGCGACCGAGCCTTCCTGGTGCTATGGGCTGACCCCACAGGCATGGGGGTGCAG AGCCCTCTCCTGGACATCCGGTGGCGTGGCCACAGCCAGCTGGACCTGCTGGGTGTGCCCTTTGcctccctgaaggagcaggtggATGGCAAG CGGCAGCAGCGGCAGTTCGAGGAGGCCCAGCAGCTCTCAGATGTGCTGCACAG CCTCAGGCCTGAGGAGGAGGAGTTCCCCCAGCCTGTGAGGGCCCCAGAGGAAGAGCCAGAGGTGGCTGATGGCCAAGACGCCTCCCACCACTACCTGTGGGTTGATGAGTTCGCGCCCCGGCACTACATGGAATTGCTCAGTGATGAT TTTACCAACCGCTGCCTTCTCAAGTGGCTGAAGCTGTGGGACCTGGTGGTGTTCGGCCGTGAGAGGCCCACCTGGAAGCCCAGGCCCAGCACTGAACTGCCCCGAGTGGGCAAGGAGGCCGCAGCCTCTGGCAAGTGGAAGAGCTACGAGCAGGTGCTGGAGGAAATGCTTGAGGCTGAGCTGGACCCGAGCCAGCGGCCCCAGCAAAAG GTGGCACTGCTGTGCGGGCCCCCAGGGCTGGGCAAGACCACCCTGGCCCATGTGATTGCACGGCACGCAGGGTACTGCGTGGTTGAGATGAATGCCAG TGATGACCGCAGCCCTGAGGCCTTTCGCACATGCATCGAGGCAGCCACGCAGATGGAGTCAGTGCTGGGTGCTGGCGGGAGGCCCAATTGCCTGGTCATTGATGAGATCGACGGGGCCCCCACG GCCGCTGTCCATGTCCTCTTGAGCATCTTGGACCGCAGGGGGCCACAGGAGGGGGAGCCTAGAGGCCAGGCTGTGCCCAAGGGCAGGGGACGGCAGCACCAGGTGGAGGGGGGGCTCCTGATGAGGCCCATTATCTGCATCTGCAATGACCA GTTTGCACCATCCCTGCGGCAGCTCAAGCAGCAGGCCCTTCTGCTCCACTTTCCGCCCACGTTGTCCTCGCGGCTTGTGCAGCGGCTCCAGGAG ATTTCCCAGCGGCGGGGCATGCAGGCTGACCCCGGTGTGCTTGTGGCCCTCTGCGAGAAGACGGACAATGACATCCGCGCCTGCATCAACACCCTGCAG TTCCTGCATGGACAGGGCCGGCGGGAGCTGAGTGCACAGGCTGTGCAGAGCATGCACATTGGCCTCAAGGACCAGCGCAAGGGACTCTTTGCAGTATGGCAGGAAGTCTTCCAGTTGCCCCGGGCCAAGAG GTGCCATGTGGACCGAGACCCAGCCCCATCTGCCCACATGCTCCTGACTAGGGATATAGGACCCTGCCCTGCCGAAACGGCCTCGATCTGCGTCTCGCAGCGCTTCCACCGTGTGCTGCATGTGGCTGCCTCTGCTGGCGAGCACGAGAAGGTGGTGCAG GGCCTGTATGACAACTTCCTGCGGCTGCGGCTTCGGGACCCCAGGCTGGGTACTGTGTGTGCTGCCCTCGACTGGCTGGCCTTTGATGACCTGCTGGCCCGGGCTACCCTCCGTGGTCAGAGCTTCCAGCTGCTGCGCTACCCACTCATCCTGCCTGTTGCCTTCCACCTGCTCTTCGCCGCTGCCCATGTGCCGCGCCTGGCCTTCCCCAGCAGCCAGCAGGAG GCCCAGAACCGGACTAGCCGCACGCAGGACCTGATCCAGACGCTAGTGTCGGGCATCACACCGTCTGCCCGCAGCCGTACCATGCCCCAGGCCCTTGTGCTGGATGCCCTCTGCCCACTCCTGGATATCCTCACGCCAAAGCTGCGCCCC GTGAGCACACAGCTGTACAGCGCCTGTGAAAAGCAGCAGCTGGCTGACCTCGTGGGCACCATGCTGGCCTACAGCCTCACCTACCGCCAGGAGCGGGCACTCAATGGGCAGTACACATACCGCCTAGAGCC GAATGTGAAAGAGATCTGCTGCTTCCCTGAGCTGCCCACCCGCAAGCCACTCACCTACCAGGCCAAGCAGCTCATTGCCCATGAGATTGAAGTGGAGAAAATGCGCCGGGCAGAGGCCTTGGCCCAAGTTGCCCAGGGCCCCCAG GCAGATGGGGGTCCCCCAGGCACCGAGCACTCTCTGAGGGATGAGCAGAAAGGGGTGCGGCACTCTGCTCCCTGCAACCATGAGC
- the MSLN gene encoding LOW QUALITY PROTEIN: mesothelin (The sequence of the model RefSeq protein was modified relative to this genomic sequence to represent the inferred CDS: substituted 1 base at 1 genomic stop codon), producing MIGHLVLPRGLQGHCPPQAMTSQTGDHGTLTHCSLVLLSLGSRPGAGTPQKPWALPPTCTLPVQCGRYLLGSRQQRQDSVCQVRPHPALLCPQAITAAWLQHNPRDLSWWHQEGCLPGLEVVRVDKMLVFYSEGELQACVDSALLAEQLDQVDAILFTYEQLTVFKCKLDKTYPQGYTTDVVQILGSLFLLVSPEDISKWDVMSTKTLKALVRVSRGQKADAQVPQQLLPLVAALITCYVAGGVQVDEDTLATVATLNPAYLCLLSPEQLQLLQPDILWVVKPRDLEGCPRPQMEVLYTKVHIAFQNTTGPRYLERIQPYLGEPGALVDVGAATLSSPQSCPLACDWAAPHPRPPSVCELKCCGGQASRGGGGALEVSAGPHIALESLSPCGGGATTEYLXALSQQNISMDMATFKELWTEALLPLTVAEVQGLLGLHVVALKAEAQNSPVWDWIVQKRQEDLDTLGLGLQGGIPSGYLVVDLGGQDLLRGPCFSGPGSVLAVLLSLLLALT from the exons ATGATCGGGCATCTGGTCCTGCCCAGGGGGCTTCAGGGCCACTGTCCCCCACAGGCCATGACTTCACAGACTGGGGACCATGGGACCCTCACCCACTGCAGCCTTGTCCTTCTCAGCCTTG GGTCAAGGCCTGGGGCAGGCACGCCCCAGAAGCCGTGGGCCCTCCCTCCAACTTGCACCCTACCTGTGCAGTGTGGGCGTTACCTTCTGGGGTCCAGGCAGCAGAGACAGGACAG TGTCTGCCAGGTGAGACCCCACCCTGCCCTGCTGTGTCCTCAGGCCATCACGGCTGCCTGGTTGCAGCACAACCCCAGGGACCTGTCCTGGTGGCACC AGGAGGGCTGTCTCCCGGGGCTGGAGGTTGTCAGGGTGGACAAGATGCTGGTCTTCTACTCAGAGGGAGAGCTGCAGGCCTGTGTGGATAGTGCCCTGCTGGCTGAGCAGCTGGACCAGGTGGATGCCATCCTCTTCACCTATGAGCAGCTCACTGTTTTCAAGTGCAAGCTGGACAAG ACCTACCCCCAGGGCTACACCACTGATGTGGTCCAAATACTGGGCTCCCTGTTCCTGCTGGTTTCACCTGAGGATATTAGCAAGTGGGACGTGATGTCCACAAAGACACTGAAAGCTCTAGTCCGAGTCAGCAGGGGGCAAAAGGCAGACGCTCAG GTGCCTCAGCAGCTCCTCCCACTGGTGGCTGCCCTGATAACCTGCTATGTGGCAGGAGGGGTCCAGGTTGATGAGGACACCCTGGCCACTGTGGCCACCCTCAACCCTGCCTACCTGTGCCTACTCAGTCCTGAGCAGCTGCAACTTTTGCAGCCAGACATCCTTTG GGTGGTCAAGCCCAGAGACTTGGAGGGATGTCCCCGGCCACAGATGGAGGTCCTTTACACCAAGGTCCACATCGCCTTCCAGAACACGACTGGGCCCAGATACCTGGAGAGGATCCAGCCCTACCTGGGTGAGCCTGGGGCCCTGGTGGATGTGGGGGCTGCAACTCTCTCCTCACCTCAGAGCTGCCCACTGGCGTGTGACTGGGCGGCCCCGCATCCTCGGCCCCCAAGTGTATGTGAACTGAAATGCTGTGGTGGG CAAgcgagcaggggtgggggtggggctctgGAGGTGTCTGCAGGGCCTCACATAGCCTTGGAATCCCTCTCCCCATGTGGCGGGGGGGCCACCACAGAGTACCTGTGAGCCCTCAGCCAGCAGAACATCAGCATGGACATGGCCACATTCAAGGAATTGTGGACAGAGGCTCTGTTG CCCCTGACAGTGGCTGAGGTGCAGGGGCTGCTGGGGCTGCATGTGGTGGCCCTAAAGGCGGAGGCGCAAAACAGCCCGGTGTGGGACTGGATTGTTCAGAAGCGGCAGGAAGACCTGGACACGCTGGGCCTGGGGCTTCAGGGCGGCATCCCCAGTGGCTACCTGGTCGTAGACCTGGGTGGCCAAG ACCTTCTTAGGGGCCCCTGCTTCTCTGGACCCGGATCTGTGCTTGCCGTGCTCCTGTCACTGCTTCTGGCTCTGACCTGA
- the RPUSD1 gene encoding RNA pseudouridylate synthase domain-containing protein 1 isoform X3, which translates to MEPGSMENLSIVYQSRDFLVVNKHWDVRIDSKTWRETVTLQKQLRHHFPELADPNTYYGFRFCHQLDFSTSGALCVALSKAAAGSAYRCFKERRVTKAYLALLRGHVQESRVTISYAIGRSSTEGRAHTMCIEGTPGCENPKPSLTELVVLEHGLYSGDPVSKVLLQPLTAQPEPSGLYWALEVLGRSCGDAVVHVLSCYPKGRTHQLRVHCSARGHPVMPSVSRPVHPIPSCLPWTPAGAPTP; encoded by the exons ATGGAGCCAGGCAGCATGGAGAACCTCTCCATAGTGTACCAGAGCCGCGACTTTCTGGTGGTCAACAAGCACTGGGATGTGCGCATTGACAGCAAGACATGGCGAGAGACGGTTACTCTCCAGAAGCAGCTGCGTCACCACTTTCCTGAGCTGGCTGACCCCAACACCTACTATGGCTTCAG ATTCTGCCACCAGCTGGACTTCTCCACTAGCGGGGCGCTCTGTGTGGCCCTGAGCAAGGCAGCTGCCGGCAGTGCCTACAGGTGCTTCAAAGAGCGGCGTGTCACCAAGGCTTATCTGGCTCTG TTGCGGGGCCATGTCCAGGAAAGCCGCGTGACCATCAGCTATGCCATTGGCAGGAGCAGCACAGAAGGCCGGGCCCACACCATGTGCATCGAGGGCACTCCAG GCTGTGAGAACCCGAAGCCGAGCCTGACGGAACTGGTGGTCCTTGAGCACGGGCTGTACTCTGGGGACCCCGTCTCCAAggtgctgctgcaaccacttaCAG CACAGCCTGAGCCCTCAGGTCTTTACTGGGCCCTGGAGGTCCTTGGAAGGAGCTGTGGTGACGCAGTGGTTCACgtactcagctgctatccaaaag GCCGGACGCACCAACTGCGAGTGCACTGCAGCGCCCGCGGCCACCCCGTG ATGCCGAGCGTGTCGAGGCCTGTACACCCGATCCCTTCGTGCCTGCCCTGGACGCCTGCTGGAGCCCCCACACCCTAG
- the RPUSD1 gene encoding RNA pseudouridylate synthase domain-containing protein 1 isoform X1, with translation MEPGSMENLSIVYQSRDFLVVNKHWDVRIDSKTWRETVTLQKQLRHHFPELADPNTYYGFRFCHQLDFSTSGALCVALSKAAAGSAYRCFKERRVTKAYLALLRGHVQESRVTISYAIGRSSTEGRAHTMCIEGTPGCENPKPSLTELVVLEHGLYSGDPVSKVLLQPLTGRTHQLRVHCSARGHPVVGDLTYGQGGSQEERPFRMMLHALYLRVPTDAERVEACTPDPFVPALDACWSPHTLVHPLNQLIQALRAAPDPDPTIWGPQPCSPTTPHSVTPETEAQQASCLQWLLEWTLEPDS, from the exons ATGGAGCCAGGCAGCATGGAGAACCTCTCCATAGTGTACCAGAGCCGCGACTTTCTGGTGGTCAACAAGCACTGGGATGTGCGCATTGACAGCAAGACATGGCGAGAGACGGTTACTCTCCAGAAGCAGCTGCGTCACCACTTTCCTGAGCTGGCTGACCCCAACACCTACTATGGCTTCAG ATTCTGCCACCAGCTGGACTTCTCCACTAGCGGGGCGCTCTGTGTGGCCCTGAGCAAGGCAGCTGCCGGCAGTGCCTACAGGTGCTTCAAAGAGCGGCGTGTCACCAAGGCTTATCTGGCTCTG TTGCGGGGCCATGTCCAGGAAAGCCGCGTGACCATCAGCTATGCCATTGGCAGGAGCAGCACAGAAGGCCGGGCCCACACCATGTGCATCGAGGGCACTCCAG GCTGTGAGAACCCGAAGCCGAGCCTGACGGAACTGGTGGTCCTTGAGCACGGGCTGTACTCTGGGGACCCCGTCTCCAAggtgctgctgcaaccacttaCAG GCCGGACGCACCAACTGCGAGTGCACTGCAGCGCCCGCGGCCACCCCGTGGTAGGCGATTTAACGTACGGGCAGGGCGGCAGCCAGGAGGAGCGGCCCTTTCGCATGATGCTGCATGCCCTCTACCTGCGGGTGCCCACAGATGCCGAGCGTGTCGAGGCCTGTACACCCGATCCCTTCGTGCCTGCCCTGGACGCCTGCTGGAGCCCCCACACCCTAGTGCACCCCCTCAACCAGCTCATCCAGGCCCTGCGAGcagcccctgaccctgaccccaccATCTGGGGCCCCCAGCCCTGCAGCCCCACCACACCCCACTCCGTGACCCCCGAGACCGAGGCACAGCAGGCCTCTTGCCTACAGTGGCTGCTGGAGTGGACACTGGAGCCAGACAGCTGA
- the LOC126087080 gene encoding mesothelin-like protein — MASARMTITSHRAAMGPWAGILASLGLILLVSLTAHCSSPQTKSFFQSQLYTDRASQWARANDSLLHSFWCQPAGQLNRDQLSALVRRMTSQQVLLEAWQLSCLANLVGQHGLQDDFEQHPPDLLLFYDLTQVRGDNCQAFTHHASQGDTELLANLPDQRVALRCKALDCLGGPRPWLSASDLLLLGSMVCDMDVASIAAADPHILQNRQRCPRLTTAQQDVLNMLLASGRTVLGSPGSWTLEGLQALGPLATHISPWLWTQVPKAVGLDFFCTAVSAYREGRLGPRDARRFVTSFLKAKAKAVSLRSRWGTGRACIRGNITAATLRDDLFLVHYDCQQLEPCLGSHVLQANLDPLLQHPLPAECQRVVKAKLSQIYPRGIPEDQLQRIASLVYLYSDVEISQWNITSQDTVLALLAADVALDNQTEAVLQKFLDHNGTLTSPLLVAIGGPRLCWMSPWQIQTIQPSEFRLAGALDISACPQSQKDVLYAKAREAFGGTRTTAAYYRFMRPYLGGAPVEELRHLAQANVSMDIDTFTNLNPRVLQSLSVDNVTTLLGQNVGDLQKVRSHPTISSWLRSLNHSALGELGLDTDVASTIDPALMTGGTPNTKPRPPLLAHPSGLPGDSAEAPTSGAPRTPLGALPLTLVLLSSLLWLLHWATPSPPGPARRGPILRKALPQGGQARGQCTQGGQGSSTELGQEIWGACCPGPYSPLASKT; from the exons ATGGCCTCAGCCAGGATGACCATCACCAGCCACCGAGCAGCCATGGGTCCCTGGGCGG GCATCCTGGCCAGCCTGGGCCTCATCCTCCTGGTGTCACTCACAGCCCACTGCTCAAGCCCCCAAACCAAGAGCTTCTTCCAGAGCCAGCTGTACACAGACAGGGCCAGCCAGTGGGCCAG GGCCAATGACTCCCTGCTGCACAGCTTCTGGTGCCAGCCAGCCGGCCAGCTCAACCGGGACCAGCTGTCAGCTCTGGTCAGGAGGATGACAtcccagcaggtgctccttgaagcCTGGCAG CTCAGCTGCCTGGCCAATCTTGTCGGGCAGCATGGCCTCCAGGACGACTTTGAGCAGCACCCACCGGACCTGCTGCTCTTCTATGA CCTGACCCAGGTGAGGGGGGACAACTGCCAGGCCTTCACACACCATGCCAGCCAGGGGGACACAGAACTGCTGGCCAACCTGCCTGACCAGAGGGTGGCCCTGCGGTGCAAGGCCTTGGACTGCCTT GGAGGGCCCCGCCCTTGGCTCAGCGCCTCAGACCTGCTGCTGCTCGGGAGCATGGTGTGCGACATGGATGTGGCCAGCATTGCGGCTGCTGACCCCCACATCCTGCAGAACCGGCAACGCTGCCCCCGGCTGACCACCGCCCAGCAGGATGTCCTCAACATGCTGCTGGCCAGTGGGAGGACTGTACTCGG GTCCCCGGGTTCCTGGACTCTGGAGGGGCTGCAGGCTCTGGGACCCCTGGCCACCCACATCAGCCCCTGGCTGTGGACGCAGGTGCCCAAG GCCGTAGGCCTGGACTTCTTCTGCACAGCAGTGTCTGCATACCGGGAGGGGAGGCTTGGCCCTCGTGATGCCAGGCGCTTCGTCACCAGCTTTCtcaaggccaaggccaaggcAGTGTCCCTAAGGTCCAGGTGGGGCACAG GTAGAGCCTGCATCCGTGGTAACATCACGGCAGCCACCTTGCGGGACGACCTCTTCCTGGTGCACTATGACTGCCAACAGCTTGAGCCCTGCCTGGGCAGCCACGTGCTCCAGGCCAACCTGGACCCCCTGCTGCAGCACCCACTGCCTGCTGAGTGTCAGCGCGTGGTCAAGGCCAAGCTCAGCCAG ATCTACCCGCGTGGCATCCCCGAGGACCAGCTACAGCGCATTGCCTCACTTGTCTACCTGTACTCGGATGttgaaatcagccagtggaacATCACATCCCAAGACACGGTCCTGGCCCTCCTGGCAGCGGACGTGGCCCTAGACAACCAGACTGAG GCTGTCCTACAGAAGTTCCTGGACCACAATGGCACGCTCACCAGCCCACTGCTCGTGGCTATTGGGGGCCCCCGTCTCTGCTGGATGAGTCCCTGGCAGATCCAGACCATCCAGCCCTCCGAGTTCCG GCTGGCCGGAGCCCTAGACATCTCCGCCTGCCCACAGAGCCAGAAGGACGTGCTGTACGCAAAGGCCCGCGAGGCCTTTGGTGGCACCAGGACCACCGCAGCCTACTACCGCTTCATGCGCCCCTACCTCG GTGGCGCCCCTGTGGAGGAGCTGCGGCATCTGGCCCAAGCCAACGTCTCCATGGACATAGACACCTTCACCAACCTCAATCCCCGGGTGCTGCAG AGCCTCAGTGTGGACAACGTGACGACACTGCTGGGCCAGAACGTGGGGGACCTACAGAAGGTGCGCAGCCACCCCACCATCAGCTCCTGGCTCCGCAGCCTGAACCACTCAGCCCTGGGTGAGCTGGGGCTGGACACCGATGTTGCCAGCACCATCGACCCAGCCTTaatgactggagggaccccaaacACCAAGCCCCGGCCACCACTCCTGGCCCACCCCTCGGGCCTGCCTGGGGACAGTGCTGAGGCCCCCACCTCAG GTGCCCCTCGGACACCCCTGGGGGCCCTGCCACTCACCCTGGTACTGCTCTCCAGTCTTCTGTGGCTGCTCCATTGGGCAACCCCGAGCCCACCTGGGCCTGCTCGCCGGGGGCCCATACTGCGGAAGGCACTGCCCCAGGGTGGCCAGGCCCGTGGGCAGTGCACGCAGGGTGGACAGGGCTCATCCACAGAGCTGGGCCAGGAGATCTGGGGGGCCTGCTGTCCTGGCCCCTACTCACCCCTGGCCTCTAAGACCTAG